Proteins found in one Sphingomonas sp. SORGH_AS_0879 genomic segment:
- a CDS encoding DUF2171 domain-containing protein yields the protein MAYDRYSRDANRGGRDFDYGRDYGSGRDYTYSSARDYEAAGAFDDDRDDSRNDSRRGYGARDYGHQGYGRQGYDRDDSYRGSRQDFGGRQNEGRYGEGRSGSGDYGSYGRDSYRGGQRDYGREGYRPSGYSDTTRGYGDSARGYGYTGDRYGRDDRQGRGDQGRQQSGRDYGRQPQGYDYDDRGFFARAGDEVRSWFGDEEAERRREADARFDERYYAAQDHDYNSWRSGQIAALDRDYDEYRSENRTKFENEFSSWRTEREGQRGLLSKVTEHQEVLGSDGAHVGTVDKVRGDRILLTKNDRDADGQHHSIPSRWLKSVEDKVTLTKTAEEAKSHWREEENARAMFGDRTSETGSNRYGQSNAYGQSSSYGQTGQGTTGTTGQSATGATSTTGGSTASTSTSGTTTGSTSDTNRGY from the coding sequence ATGGCTTACGATCGCTATTCCCGCGACGCCAATCGTGGCGGTCGCGACTTCGACTATGGCCGGGATTACGGCTCGGGGCGGGACTACACCTATTCCAGCGCGCGCGATTACGAAGCGGCGGGCGCGTTCGACGACGATCGCGATGACAGCCGCAACGACAGCCGTCGCGGTTACGGCGCGCGCGACTATGGCCATCAGGGCTATGGCCGCCAGGGCTATGACCGGGACGACAGCTATCGCGGCTCACGCCAGGATTTCGGCGGTCGCCAGAACGAAGGCCGCTATGGCGAAGGGCGTTCGGGTTCGGGCGATTATGGCTCCTATGGGCGCGACAGCTATCGCGGTGGCCAGCGCGACTATGGCCGCGAAGGCTATCGACCCTCGGGCTATAGCGACACGACGCGCGGTTACGGCGATTCCGCGCGAGGCTATGGCTATACCGGCGATCGCTATGGCCGGGACGACCGCCAGGGTCGCGGCGATCAGGGCCGCCAGCAGTCGGGCCGCGACTATGGTCGCCAGCCGCAGGGCTATGACTATGACGATCGCGGCTTCTTCGCCCGCGCAGGGGACGAGGTCCGTTCGTGGTTCGGCGACGAGGAGGCGGAGCGCCGCCGCGAGGCCGATGCCCGCTTCGACGAGCGTTACTATGCCGCGCAGGACCACGACTATAATAGCTGGCGCTCGGGCCAGATCGCCGCGCTCGACCGCGATTATGACGAATATCGCAGCGAGAACCGCACCAAGTTCGAGAACGAGTTCAGCAGCTGGCGCACCGAGCGCGAGGGGCAGCGCGGCCTGTTGTCCAAGGTGACCGAACATCAGGAAGTGCTGGGGTCGGACGGCGCGCATGTCGGCACCGTCGACAAGGTGCGCGGCGATCGCATCCTGCTGACCAAGAACGACCGCGATGCGGACGGCCAGCACCACTCGATCCCGTCGCGCTGGTTGAAGTCGGTCGAGGACAAGGTCACGCTGACCAAGACCGCCGAAGAGGCCAAGAGTCACTGGCGCGAAGAGGAAAACGCCCGCGCCATGTTCGGCGATCGCACCAGCGAGACCGGATCGAACCGCTACGGCCAGTCGAACGCCTATGGTCAGTCGAGCAGCTACGGCCAGACCGGCCAGGGCACGACCGGCACCACCGGTCAGAGCGCTACGGGGGCGACCTCGACCACCGGCGGTTCGACGGCGTCGACCAGCACGAGCGGCACGACCACGGGCAGCACCTCGGACACCAACCGGGGTTACTGA